A region from the Sphingopyxis lindanitolerans genome encodes:
- the trbE gene encoding conjugal transfer protein TrbE — MMNLSEYRTKSARLADFLPWVCLVAEGVVLNKDGAFQRTARFRGPDLDSATPAELVAVTARLNSALRRLGSGWAVFVEAQRVPAVTYPVSEFPDAVSELVDVERREQFREEGAHFESFYYLTLLWMPPAEEAARAEYWLYEGRSKTGVDPKELLKSFVDRTGRMLHLVEGFMPEAEWLDDGETLTYLHSCVSTKVQHVRVPETPAYLDALLADEALVGGLEPRLGDHHLRTLTITGFPSVTFPGLLDELNRQAFAYRWSSRAIMLDKTDATKLLTKIRRQWFAKRKSVAAILKEVMTNEASVLMDSDASNKAADADMALQELGADEAGIAYVTATITVWDRDPALAAEKLRLVEKIVQSRDFTCTVEGVNALEAWFGSLPGHVYANVRQPPISTLNLAHLIPLSAVWAGAERDEHFGDAPLLYGKTEGSTPFRFSLHVGDVGHCLVVGPTGAGKSVLLALMALQFRRYEGNQIFAFDYGGSIRAAAIAMRGDWQDLGGALHDAGSAGSVALQPLARIDEAAERAWAAEWLAALLAGEGVDVDPAAKEHLWSALTSLATAPIRERTLTGLAVLLQSQELKLALSPYLVGGPWGRLLDAEAEHLGDARVQALETEGLVGASSAASVLAYLFHRIEGRLDGSPTLIIIDEGWLVLDSPAFAAQLREWLKTLRKKNASVIFATQSLADIEGSRIAPAIIESCPTRIFLPNERAAEPQIARVYERFGLNDRQIEILSRATPKRDYYCQSRRGNRLFELGLGDIALAFTAASSKTDQIKIGELIETRGHADFAEFWLRHRGLHWAADLLANLETPDQPKE, encoded by the coding sequence ATGATGAATCTCTCCGAATATCGCACGAAATCCGCCCGCCTCGCCGATTTTCTCCCTTGGGTCTGCCTGGTGGCGGAGGGCGTGGTGCTGAACAAGGACGGCGCGTTCCAGCGCACGGCGCGCTTCCGCGGCCCCGACCTCGACAGCGCCACGCCCGCCGAACTCGTGGCGGTCACCGCGCGCCTCAACAGCGCGCTGCGGCGCCTCGGGTCGGGCTGGGCAGTCTTCGTCGAAGCCCAGCGTGTGCCCGCGGTGACCTATCCGGTGTCCGAGTTCCCCGATGCGGTGTCCGAGCTGGTCGATGTCGAACGCCGCGAGCAGTTCCGCGAGGAAGGCGCCCATTTCGAGAGCTTCTATTATCTGACCCTCTTGTGGATGCCGCCGGCAGAGGAAGCGGCGCGCGCCGAGTACTGGCTCTATGAGGGCCGCTCGAAGACCGGCGTCGACCCCAAGGAATTGCTGAAAAGCTTCGTCGATCGCACGGGGCGCATGCTCCATCTCGTCGAGGGCTTCATGCCCGAGGCCGAATGGCTGGATGACGGCGAGACATTAACCTACCTCCACAGCTGTGTCTCGACCAAGGTCCAGCACGTCCGGGTGCCCGAGACGCCTGCCTATCTCGACGCGCTGCTCGCCGACGAAGCGCTCGTCGGCGGGCTCGAGCCGCGGCTCGGCGATCATCATCTGCGCACCCTCACCATCACCGGCTTCCCGAGCGTCACCTTCCCGGGCCTGCTCGACGAATTGAACCGCCAAGCGTTCGCCTATCGCTGGTCCTCGCGCGCCATCATGCTCGACAAGACCGACGCGACCAAGCTGCTGACCAAGATCCGGCGGCAATGGTTCGCCAAGCGCAAGTCGGTCGCCGCGATCCTCAAGGAGGTGATGACCAACGAGGCCTCTGTCCTGATGGACAGCGATGCCTCGAACAAGGCGGCCGACGCCGACATGGCACTGCAGGAGCTTGGCGCCGACGAGGCGGGCATCGCCTATGTCACCGCGACGATCACCGTCTGGGATCGCGATCCGGCGCTCGCGGCCGAGAAGCTGCGCCTCGTCGAGAAAATCGTTCAGAGCCGCGACTTCACCTGCACGGTGGAAGGCGTCAATGCGCTCGAGGCCTGGTTCGGGAGCCTCCCCGGCCATGTCTATGCCAATGTTCGCCAGCCCCCGATTTCCACCCTTAATCTTGCCCATCTCATTCCCTTGTCGGCGGTGTGGGCGGGGGCGGAACGGGACGAGCATTTCGGTGATGCCCCCTTGCTTTACGGCAAGACCGAAGGCTCGACCCCGTTCCGCTTTTCGCTGCACGTCGGCGACGTCGGTCATTGCCTCGTCGTCGGCCCGACGGGTGCGGGCAAGTCGGTCCTGCTCGCGCTGATGGCGCTCCAGTTCCGCCGCTACGAGGGCAACCAGATATTCGCCTTCGATTATGGCGGTTCGATCCGCGCCGCGGCGATTGCCATGCGCGGCGATTGGCAGGATCTTGGCGGCGCGCTGCACGATGCCGGCAGCGCCGGGTCGGTCGCTCTGCAACCGCTGGCGCGCATCGACGAGGCCGCGGAGCGCGCCTGGGCAGCCGAATGGCTCGCCGCCTTGCTCGCGGGCGAAGGGGTCGACGTCGATCCGGCCGCGAAGGAGCATCTCTGGTCGGCGCTCACGTCGCTCGCGACGGCGCCAATCCGCGAGCGCACGCTGACCGGTCTTGCCGTCCTGCTCCAATCGCAAGAGCTGAAGCTCGCGCTTTCGCCCTATCTCGTGGGCGGTCCCTGGGGACGGCTGCTCGACGCCGAGGCCGAGCATCTTGGCGATGCGCGTGTTCAGGCGCTCGAAACCGAAGGGCTGGTCGGCGCCTCGTCGGCGGCCTCGGTCCTCGCCTATCTGTTCCACCGCATCGAGGGCCGCCTCGACGGCTCACCGACGCTGATCATCATCGACGAAGGCTGGCTCGTGCTCGACAGCCCCGCCTTCGCGGCGCAGCTGCGCGAGTGGCTGAAGACGCTCCGCAAGAAAAATGCGAGCGTGATCTTCGCGACGCAAAGCCTCGCCGATATCGAGGGCTCGCGCATTGCGCCGGCGATCATCGAGAGCTGCCCGACACGCATTTTCCTGCCCAACGAACGCGCCGCCGAGCCTCAGATCGCGCGGGTCTATGAACGCTTCGGGCTCAACGATCGCCAGATCGAGATATTGAGCCGCGCAACGCCGAAGCGCGACTATTATTGCCAGTCGCGACGCGGCAACCGGCTGTTCGAACTCGGCCTCGGCGACATCGCACTCGCTTTCACCGCCGCCTCTTCAAAGACCGATCAGATCAAGATCGGCGAGTTGATCGAGACGCGCGGCCATGCCGATTTCGCCGAATTCTGGCTCCGCCACCGCGGACTTCATTGGGCCGCCGATCTGCTTGCGAACCTCGAAACCCCCGACCAGCCGAAGGAGTGA
- a CDS encoding VirB3 family type IV secretion system protein: MSREGEVPGFFAPVHRALAEPILLGGAPRSLAIVNGTLAGAIGLGLRLWLAGLAIWAIGHALSVWAARHDPQFVDVARRHLKYPVWMRS; encoded by the coding sequence ATGAGCCGGGAAGGGGAAGTGCCGGGCTTCTTTGCGCCGGTCCACCGGGCGCTGGCCGAGCCCATCCTGCTCGGCGGCGCGCCGCGTAGCCTCGCGATCGTCAATGGCACGCTTGCCGGGGCAATTGGTCTCGGCCTGCGCCTCTGGCTCGCCGGGCTCGCGATCTGGGCGATCGGCCACGCCCTCTCGGTCTGGGCCGCGCGCCATGACCCGCAGTTTGTTGACGTCGCCCGGCGTCACCTCAAATATCCCGTCTGGATGCGCTCATGA
- a CDS encoding TrbC/VirB2 family protein, with amino-acid sequence MIHALRHGARRAMLCSTALFVALAVSVPAHAGGSSMPWEAPLQSILESIEGPVAKIVAVIIIIVTGLSLAFGDTSGGFRRLVQIVFGLSIAFAASSFFLSFFSFGGGALV; translated from the coding sequence ATGATCCATGCCCTCCGGCATGGCGCGCGCCGCGCCATGCTCTGCTCCACCGCGCTCTTCGTCGCGCTTGCGGTGTCGGTTCCCGCCCATGCCGGCGGCTCGTCGATGCCGTGGGAAGCGCCGCTCCAGTCGATCCTCGAAAGCATCGAGGGACCGGTGGCGAAGATCGTCGCGGTGATCATCATCATCGTCACGGGGCTCAGCCTAGCGTTTGGCGACACCTCGGGCGGCTTCCGCCGGCTCGTCCAGATCGTCTTCGGCCTGTCGATCGCCTTCGCTGCCTCGAGTTTCTTCCTGTCCTTCTTCTCCTTCGGCGGCGGAGCGCTCGTCTGA
- the trbB gene encoding P-type conjugative transfer ATPase TrbB, producing MGAEPIRLEARHRSARMLRTAMGGAIADWLADREVIEIMLNPDGRLWVDRLGQGIEDSGETLSAADGERIIRLVAHHVGAEVHGSAPRVSAELPEGGERFEGLLPPVVAAPTFAIRKPAIAVFTLGDYVNSGIMSADAADILRCGVRDRLNILVAGGTGTGKTTLTNALLAEIAGSRDRIVLIEDTRELQCAAPNLVAMRTKDGVASLSDLVRSSLRLRPDRIPIGEVRGAEALDLLKAWGTGHPGGVGTIHAGSALGALRRMEQLIQEAVITVPRALLAETINLVAVLVRDGTGRRLAELARIDGFDRLNLEYRLTPLITPEGENR from the coding sequence ATGGGCGCAGAACCAATCCGGCTGGAGGCACGTCACCGCAGCGCGCGCATGCTGCGCACCGCGATGGGCGGTGCGATCGCGGATTGGCTCGCCGACCGCGAGGTCATCGAAATCATGCTCAATCCCGACGGTCGGCTGTGGGTCGACCGCCTCGGCCAAGGGATCGAGGACAGCGGTGAAACACTGAGCGCCGCCGATGGCGAGCGCATCATTCGTCTCGTCGCGCATCATGTCGGCGCCGAAGTGCATGGCAGCGCGCCGCGCGTATCGGCCGAGCTGCCCGAAGGAGGCGAGCGTTTCGAGGGATTGTTGCCGCCGGTCGTTGCCGCGCCGACCTTTGCGATCCGCAAACCGGCAATCGCGGTCTTCACGCTCGGCGATTATGTGAACTCGGGCATCATGTCGGCGGATGCTGCGGACATACTTCGCTGCGGCGTGCGTGACCGGCTCAACATCCTCGTTGCGGGCGGCACCGGGACCGGCAAGACGACGCTGACCAACGCGTTGCTCGCCGAGATTGCGGGCAGCCGCGACCGGATCGTGTTGATCGAGGACACGCGCGAACTGCAGTGCGCGGCGCCCAATCTCGTCGCGATGCGCACCAAGGACGGTGTCGCATCGCTGTCCGATCTCGTCCGCTCTTCGCTGCGCCTCCGGCCCGACCGCATTCCGATCGGCGAGGTGCGCGGCGCCGAAGCGCTGGATCTCCTGAAAGCATGGGGCACCGGTCATCCCGGCGGTGTCGGAACGATCCATGCCGGAAGTGCACTTGGCGCGCTCCGCCGCATGGAGCAGCTCATCCAGGAAGCCGTGATCACGGTCCCGCGTGCTCTGCTCGCCGAAACAATCAATCTGGTCGCCGTGCTCGTCCGCGACGGAACGGGCCGGCGCCTCGCCGAACTCGCCCGCATCGACGGGTTCGACCGGCTGAACCTCGAATATCGGCTGACCCCGCTCATCACCCCTGAAGGAGAAAATCGATGA
- a CDS encoding helix-turn-helix domain-containing protein, whose translation MCWARLTDKQRACLDLVLEHQTSKQIARRLDISKQAVDLRLTTARDILGADSRAEAAVRYARLKRTYDRIPWDPIILPPQARLMPSDFPDGEPAALALNDHASLAKHPNAVDPPFKGLWRRDHARSSKVWIMAAMFAGLILLTLAGVTIGETLTRLISG comes from the coding sequence TTGTGCTGGGCGCGGCTCACGGACAAGCAGCGCGCTTGTCTCGATCTTGTGCTTGAGCATCAGACCTCAAAGCAGATTGCGCGGCGGCTCGACATCTCGAAACAGGCCGTCGATCTCAGGCTCACGACCGCGCGCGATATTCTGGGAGCGGACAGTAGAGCCGAGGCGGCCGTCCGCTATGCGCGTCTCAAACGGACCTATGACCGAATACCATGGGATCCGATCATACTACCGCCGCAGGCCAGACTGATGCCATCCGATTTCCCGGACGGAGAGCCGGCCGCATTGGCGCTGAACGATCATGCATCGCTCGCCAAGCATCCCAATGCGGTCGACCCGCCGTTCAAGGGTCTCTGGAGGCGCGATCACGCGCGTTCGAGCAAAGTCTGGATCATGGCGGCGATGTTCGCCGGATTGATCCTGCTGACGCTGGCGGGGGTGACGATCGGTGAAACGCTCACCCGTCTGATTTCCGGCTGA
- a CDS encoding JAB domain-containing protein, translating into MLADLVAAIDPEHCESLAERLLAEHRTLARLFAQSPEALARTLGKDSPVGAMLVAAQRATLGAMREELRGRGIDPDNPKLLRYLRASMGGLPDEALRVLFLDPSHRLIADEQLQRGTLGHLAIYPRTIFRRAIELGAAAIILVHNHPSGDPAPSRCDIEATERLATIGQALDVEVLEHIIVALRGHRMILRGRSTSGSTSSPGTLLRDRIADWRNSPDAELALANAQRVWRRRLLRRQLVGAKGLFGEPAWDMLIDLFIHEAAAKSVSTSSLCIASGLPRTTALRLLQRLCDEGLLAREPDRHDGRRNFIRLAPDLAQRLLAYFAAGDE; encoded by the coding sequence ATGCTGGCAGATCTCGTCGCGGCCATCGATCCCGAGCATTGCGAGTCCCTAGCCGAGCGACTGCTCGCGGAACATCGGACACTCGCACGCCTTTTCGCCCAGTCCCCCGAAGCGCTGGCGCGAACGCTCGGCAAGGACAGCCCGGTCGGCGCGATGCTCGTCGCCGCGCAGCGCGCGACATTGGGGGCCATGCGCGAAGAGCTGCGCGGTCGCGGCATCGACCCCGACAATCCCAAATTGCTGCGTTATCTCAGGGCATCGATGGGGGGGCTTCCCGATGAGGCGCTGCGCGTGCTGTTCCTCGACCCGTCGCACCGCCTGATCGCCGATGAACAATTGCAGCGCGGAACGCTTGGCCATCTCGCAATCTATCCCCGCACGATATTTCGGCGGGCGATCGAACTCGGCGCTGCCGCGATTATTCTCGTCCATAACCATCCGAGCGGCGATCCAGCGCCCAGCCGGTGCGATATCGAGGCGACCGAGCGCCTGGCTACGATAGGACAAGCGCTCGACGTCGAGGTGCTGGAACATATCATTGTCGCGCTCCGGGGGCATCGGATGATCCTCCGGGGGCGATCCACCTCTGGTTCGACGTCTTCGCCCGGCACGCTACTTCGCGACAGAATTGCCGATTGGCGGAACTCACCCGATGCCGAGTTGGCGCTCGCCAACGCGCAGCGCGTATGGCGGCGGCGCCTTCTGCGCCGACAACTTGTCGGCGCGAAAGGCCTGTTCGGCGAACCGGCTTGGGATATGCTCATCGATCTCTTCATCCATGAGGCAGCGGCGAAATCAGTATCGACCAGCTCGCTTTGTATCGCGTCGGGCCTTCCGAGAACGACGGCCCTCAGGCTGCTGCAGCGCCTTTGCGACGAGGGACTGTTGGCGCGGGAGCCGGATCGCCACGACGGAAGACGCAATTTCATCCGGCTGGCCCCCGATCTCGCGCAACGCCTCCTGGCCTATTTCGCGGCGGGCGACGAATGA
- a CDS encoding conjugal transfer protein TraG produces the protein MNDKILWGQITAVGSIVIFAVWAATQWTAGALGFQPALGAPWFRIGDYPVYPPPAFFWWWFAYDAYAPPIFYRGAMIAASGGFASIIVAISMSVWRARERQRAETYGSARWAEAGDIRRAGMLDEAGVILGRFGRSYLRHDGAEHILCFAPTRSGKGVGLVVPTLLTWPGSCIVHDIKGENWQLTSGFRAQHGRVLLFDPTNIASAAYNPLLEVRRGAWEVRDVQNVADVLVDPEGSLEKRNHWEKTSHSLLVGAILHVLYAEEDKSLAGVAAFLSDPRRGIASTLRIMQSTAHLGEKGIHPVVAAAAQDLLNKSANERSGVLSTAMSFLGLYRDPVIAAVTRRSDWRIADLVAGETATSLYLVVPPGDISRTKPLIRLILNQIGRRLTEELNPRARSQRLLLMLDEFPALGRLDFFESALAFMAGYGIKAFLIAQSLNQIEKAYGQNNAILDNCHVRVSFATNDERTAKRISDALGTATEMRAMKNYAGHRLSPWLGHLMVSRTETARALLTPGEVMQLPPDQEIVMVAGVAPIRASKAKYYADPRLMARILPPPAPPQVGESRPDDWSALERPKDLSGGKVEIAVHDEIPDASDGEEDDSDANSGIRQEPAMADHENIVSEARPDVSEFDFATEEREDDPVRERKAIDGAMRRGARLASQDPDDGIEL, from the coding sequence ATGAACGACAAGATCCTCTGGGGACAGATTACTGCGGTCGGTTCGATCGTGATCTTCGCGGTCTGGGCAGCAACGCAGTGGACCGCGGGCGCGCTTGGATTTCAGCCGGCGCTCGGCGCGCCCTGGTTCCGCATCGGTGACTATCCGGTCTATCCGCCGCCCGCCTTCTTCTGGTGGTGGTTTGCCTATGATGCCTATGCGCCGCCGATTTTCTACCGCGGCGCCATGATCGCGGCGTCGGGCGGCTTCGCCTCGATCATTGTCGCGATTTCCATGTCGGTGTGGAGGGCCCGTGAGCGGCAGCGCGCCGAGACCTATGGTTCAGCGCGCTGGGCCGAGGCTGGCGATATCCGCCGCGCAGGCATGCTCGACGAGGCTGGGGTCATCTTGGGGCGCTTTGGTCGGAGCTATCTTCGCCATGACGGCGCCGAACATATCCTATGCTTCGCGCCGACACGGTCGGGCAAGGGCGTCGGGCTTGTCGTGCCGACGCTGCTCACCTGGCCGGGCAGCTGCATCGTGCATGACATCAAGGGCGAGAATTGGCAGCTGACGTCGGGGTTCCGGGCCCAGCATGGGCGCGTCCTGCTCTTCGATCCCACCAATATCGCGTCGGCCGCTTACAATCCTCTCCTCGAAGTGCGGCGCGGCGCGTGGGAGGTGCGCGACGTCCAGAATGTCGCCGACGTACTTGTCGATCCGGAAGGCAGCCTCGAGAAGCGCAACCATTGGGAGAAAACGAGCCACTCGCTTCTCGTCGGAGCCATCCTGCATGTTCTTTATGCCGAAGAGGATAAATCGCTCGCAGGCGTCGCGGCCTTCCTCTCCGATCCGCGGCGCGGTATCGCCTCGACCCTGCGCATCATGCAGTCGACGGCACATCTCGGCGAGAAGGGTATCCATCCCGTCGTCGCGGCGGCGGCGCAGGATCTGCTCAACAAGTCGGCCAATGAGCGGTCGGGCGTCCTTTCGACCGCCATGTCCTTTCTAGGGCTTTACCGCGACCCCGTCATCGCTGCGGTGACGCGGCGGTCGGACTGGCGCATCGCCGACCTTGTGGCGGGGGAGACGGCGACCTCGCTCTATCTCGTCGTGCCGCCCGGCGACATCAGCCGCACCAAGCCGCTCATTCGACTGATCCTCAATCAGATCGGGCGGCGGCTCACCGAGGAACTTAATCCGCGTGCGCGGTCGCAGCGCCTTCTTCTCATGCTCGATGAATTTCCGGCGCTGGGGCGGCTCGATTTCTTCGAGAGCGCGCTCGCCTTCATGGCCGGCTATGGGATCAAGGCGTTTCTGATCGCCCAGTCCTTGAATCAGATCGAGAAGGCTTACGGCCAGAACAACGCCATCCTCGACAATTGTCACGTCCGAGTCAGCTTCGCGACAAACGACGAGCGGACGGCCAAGCGGATCTCGGACGCGCTCGGCACCGCCACCGAAATGCGCGCAATGAAAAATTATGCCGGGCACCGGCTATCGCCCTGGCTTGGCCATCTGATGGTCTCGCGGACCGAGACGGCCCGCGCCTTGCTGACGCCCGGCGAGGTCATGCAACTGCCGCCCGATCAGGAAATCGTCATGGTCGCCGGCGTCGCGCCGATCCGGGCGAGCAAGGCCAAATACTATGCCGACCCCCGATTGATGGCGCGGATCCTGCCGCCGCCCGCGCCGCCGCAAGTCGGCGAAAGCCGTCCCGACGACTGGAGCGCGTTGGAACGACCGAAAGACCTGTCCGGCGGGAAGGTCGAGATCGCAGTTCATGATGAGATCCCCGATGCGAGCGACGGCGAGGAGGACGATAGCGACGCCAACAGCGGTATCCGGCAGGAGCCGGCGATGGCCGACCATGAGAATATCGTATCTGAGGCTCGCCCGGATGTCAGCGAGTTCGATTTCGCAACCGAGGAACGAGAGGATGACCCCGTCCGCGAGCGCAAGGCGATCGACGGTGCGATGCGCCGCGGCGCCCGCCTGGCGTCGCAGGATCCGGACGACGGGATCGAACTATGA
- a CDS encoding relaxase/mobilization nuclease domain-containing protein: protein MRGDDHDFRIRPGRIRDRGSGSAGKGKRLAAQVRKAAARSGYTRSRPGRGAGGGTGTHGRGRRAMAAMRHQPGARRVTVMARVVRHQGARFRAAPMARHISYLEREGVTRDGRDASMFDAGGDAVDRDAFAARCEDDRHHFRLIVSPEDAADLGDLRTFTRDLMTDMERDLHTRLDWVAVDHWNTDNPHIHILVRGVADDGADLVIDRGYIASGIRGRAESLATLELGPRSELDMQSALAREVDAERWTSLDVRLQRLADEAGGVIDLRPAANEDRHMHGLLVGRAARLEQMGLAERQGAGLWALGAGAEPALREVAVRGDIIKTMHRALSRGGRRFDPAALALHDGAPETAIVGRLVERGLHDELAGSAYAIVDGADGRTHHIRFNDMEMTGDARPGSIVELRSWEDGKGRAHMSLATRSDLPLASQVTAPGATWLDRQLVAREPVACGNGFGLEIRQAMEKRARYLVEQGLASRAGDRLTLSSGLIDKLASRELEAATASIAERTGLAHKSSAAGDYVSGVYRERVTLASGRFAMIDDGLGFQLVPWRPALDRHLGQHITGTMSPGGSVDWALGRGIGI from the coding sequence ATGCGCGGTGACGACCATGATTTCCGGATCAGGCCGGGCCGGATCCGCGATCGCGGATCCGGGTCGGCAGGCAAGGGCAAGCGGCTCGCCGCACAGGTGCGCAAGGCGGCCGCCCGATCGGGCTATACCCGCTCGCGGCCCGGGCGCGGCGCCGGCGGCGGGACCGGCACGCATGGAAGGGGCCGGCGCGCCATGGCGGCGATGCGGCATCAGCCCGGTGCCCGGCGCGTAACGGTCATGGCGCGTGTCGTCCGCCACCAGGGCGCGCGGTTTCGGGCCGCACCGATGGCGCGCCATATCTCCTATCTTGAGCGCGAGGGCGTGACCCGCGATGGGCGCGACGCGAGCATGTTCGATGCAGGCGGCGACGCGGTCGATCGCGACGCCTTCGCCGCGCGCTGCGAGGACGACCGGCATCACTTCCGGCTGATCGTCAGCCCGGAGGATGCCGCCGATCTCGGCGATCTCCGTACTTTCACGCGCGACCTCATGACGGACATGGAACGCGATCTCCACACCCGCCTCGACTGGGTCGCGGTCGATCATTGGAACACCGACAATCCGCATATCCATATCCTCGTGCGCGGCGTTGCTGACGATGGCGCGGATCTGGTTATCGACCGCGGCTATATCGCTTCAGGCATCCGTGGCCGCGCCGAATCTCTTGCAACGCTCGAGCTCGGTCCGCGCAGTGAGCTCGACATGCAGAGCGCGCTCGCGCGTGAAGTCGATGCCGAACGCTGGACGAGCCTCGATGTCCGGCTGCAGAGGCTCGCCGACGAAGCGGGCGGGGTTATCGATCTGCGGCCCGCAGCGAACGAAGACCGGCACATGCACGGCCTGCTGGTCGGCCGCGCCGCACGGCTCGAGCAGATGGGTCTCGCCGAGCGGCAGGGCGCCGGCCTTTGGGCGCTCGGGGCCGGCGCCGAGCCGGCGCTGCGCGAGGTCGCGGTGCGCGGCGATATCATCAAGACGATGCACCGCGCGCTGTCGCGCGGCGGGCGCCGCTTCGATCCCGCCGCGCTCGCGCTTCACGACGGCGCGCCCGAGACCGCGATCGTGGGCCGCCTTGTCGAGCGGGGGTTGCATGACGAACTTGCCGGCAGCGCCTATGCGATCGTCGACGGCGCCGACGGGCGAACCCATCACATCCGCTTCAACGACATGGAGATGACCGGTGATGCCAGGCCGGGCTCGATCGTCGAGCTCCGCAGTTGGGAGGATGGCAAGGGGCGCGCGCATATGTCGCTTGCGACGCGCTCGGACCTCCCGCTCGCGTCGCAGGTCACCGCGCCCGGCGCGACCTGGCTCGACCGCCAACTCGTCGCCCGTGAACCGGTCGCGTGCGGGAATGGCTTCGGTCTCGAAATCCGCCAGGCGATGGAGAAGCGGGCGCGCTATCTCGTCGAGCAGGGATTGGCGTCGCGCGCCGGGGACCGGCTGACCCTGTCATCCGGGCTCATCGACAAGCTCGCTTCGCGCGAACTGGAAGCCGCGACCGCATCGATTGCCGAGCGGACCGGCCTTGCCCACAAATCGTCGGCTGCCGGCGACTATGTGAGCGGCGTCTACCGCGAGCGCGTGACGCTCGCATCGGGGCGCTTCGCCATGATCGACGACGGGCTGGGTTTCCAGCTCGTCCCCTGGCGCCCCGCGCTCGACCGCCATCTCGGCCAGCACATCACCGGCACCATGTCCCCCGGCGGCTCGGTCGATTGGGCGCTGGGCCGGGGCATCGGCATCTAG
- a CDS encoding lytic transglycosylase domain-containing protein, with the protein MTASERMRRLRGNRPAWHCAALVGAFVVQPLCTPAVAAVQPGEHPYAAPVAEAAQRFAIPELWIWRVMHAESRGRAGAVSHAGAMGLMQIMPGTWASLTARHRLGPDPFDPRANILAGAAYLRAMWDRYGDIALMLAAYNAGPGRADAYASGRRGLPAETVAYVAKIAPELHGADSVNGVGNAAAAPRPSHGWRDAAIFAGRRDDLEGAHSASAPEAAAPSSAPAASLFISLSTARDR; encoded by the coding sequence ATGACGGCGAGTGAGCGCATGCGCCGCCTGCGCGGCAATCGACCCGCATGGCATTGCGCTGCGCTTGTCGGCGCCTTCGTCGTGCAGCCCTTATGCACGCCGGCTGTCGCCGCGGTGCAGCCGGGCGAGCATCCCTATGCCGCGCCGGTCGCCGAAGCGGCGCAGCGTTTCGCCATTCCCGAACTCTGGATCTGGCGCGTGATGCACGCCGAAAGCCGGGGCAGGGCGGGCGCGGTTTCGCATGCGGGAGCGATGGGGCTGATGCAGATCATGCCCGGAACCTGGGCGTCGCTGACCGCCCGCCACCGGCTCGGCCCGGACCCCTTCGACCCCCGCGCGAACATCCTTGCGGGTGCGGCCTATCTGCGCGCGATGTGGGACCGCTATGGCGACATCGCGCTGATGCTCGCCGCCTATAATGCAGGACCTGGGCGCGCCGATGCCTATGCATCGGGCCGCCGCGGCTTGCCCGCCGAAACCGTCGCCTATGTCGCGAAGATCGCCCCCGAACTACATGGCGCCGACAGCGTCAACGGCGTTGGAAATGCCGCCGCGGCGCCAAGGCCTTCGCATGGCTGGCGGGATGCGGCGATCTTCGCCGGGCGCCGCGACGACCTCGAGGGTGCGCATTCCGCATCGGCGCCCGAAGCCGCCGCGCCGTCTTCCGCGCCGGCTGCGTCGCTCTTCATTTCGCTCTCCACCGCGCGGGACCGCTGA
- a CDS encoding DUF736 domain-containing protein: MIIGTLTGSASHGFSGMIETVAYQAHITLESLPDFGGEDDPDWRILVGNPANEAEIGAGWNRTLAGHPYIEIMIDDPGLPAPLYAHLTQRLPDKRKYSIRWIRGDDGE; encoded by the coding sequence ATGATCATCGGAACGCTGACCGGAAGCGCTTCGCACGGGTTCTCGGGGATGATCGAGACCGTCGCGTACCAAGCTCATATCACCCTTGAGAGCCTGCCCGACTTCGGCGGCGAAGACGATCCCGATTGGCGCATCCTGGTCGGCAATCCGGCCAACGAAGCCGAAATTGGCGCGGGTTGGAACCGCACTCTCGCGGGCCATCCCTACATCGAGATCATGATCGACGACCCGGGCCTCCCGGCTCCGCTCTACGCTCATCTGACCCAGAGACTTCCCGATAAGCGCAAATATTCGATCCGGTGGATCCGCGGCGATGACGGCGAGTGA